The Coccidioides posadasii str. Silveira chromosome 3, complete sequence genome contains a region encoding:
- a CDS encoding uncharacterized protein (EggNog:ENOG410PXAH~COG:T) yields MNGDPLLIQPEGALGFIALGSAGAIFQDSNGQVIKTTLKHDVKGCSKQVIEHVRHIQSISELCIDREKSIYKALPKHPRVLDCLETKEKSLHFPFCRLGNLRDYLQHNEIDNNIRDQWVRNAIDSIAVIHAYGVIHADISPRNFLVADDLSIKLCDFAGSAIGDLQPLVEEEDRYRISPLSPRNFKTDLFALGCLIYEISTGIRPYDEIDDTEEVEKLYKAHIFPKLDGLKYQNIIYKC; encoded by the coding sequence ATGAATGGTGATCCGCTTCTAATTCAACCTGAGGGAGCCCTTGGTTTTATTGCCCTGGGATCAGCTGGGGCAATTTTCCAAGACAGCAATGGCCAAGTCATCAAAACAACTCTCAAGCACGATGTCAAAGGATGCAGCAAGCAGGTTATTGAGCATGTCCGGCATATACAGTCTATCTCGGAATTATGCATCGACCGCGAGAAATCAATTTATAAAGCATTACCGAAGCATCCTCGCGTTCTTGACTGTCTCGAAACCAAAGAAAAGAGTCTCCATTTTCCATTTTGTCGACTCGGAAATCTCCGTGATTATCTCCAGCACAATGAAATAGACAACAATATCCGGGACCAGTGGGTCAGAAATGCTATCGATTCTATCGCCGTGATACATGCCTATGGTGTGATCCATGCCGACATTAGCCCACGTAACTTTCTTGTGGCCGATGACCTATCGATCAAGCTTTGCGACTTCGCCGGATCCGCCATTGGTGACTTGCAGCCCTTAGttgaggaagaagatcgGTACCGAATTTCGCCGCTGTCGCCACGGAATTTCAAGACCGATTTGTTTGCTCTAGGCTGCTTGATCTATGAAATTTCCACTGGAATTCGCCCATATGACGAGATCGACGATACTGAAGAAGTCGAAAAGCTTTATAAAGCACATATATTTCCGAAACTTGACGGTCTTAAATACCAGAATATCATCTACAAATGTTGA